One segment of Solanum lycopersicum chromosome 1, SLM_r2.1 DNA contains the following:
- the LOC104645981 gene encoding uncharacterized protein: MKTRNAGRRVGETTDGGNQAPPQALVVGVQVFVNPTALTDGEVRATLEKAELAAYQLKDVAQVWYMMWVDRRAPRDAPITRDILITSFLESFSLVSSNRDEMSRFVTGVSKDLVEECRAAMLHDNVDFTRLMVHSQPKFKKGHRHLGNPTPSSNTNDKWGKYAPKKGNDRNSQRDRKLCGKWGRFHGGECMVGSNACYRCGKSGHMIRDCPYVKNLAKKDTQPRPNPIPAVEPRKRNTIYVLKGREEQEKSTDVLTSNLHVFSFLVYALLDPGSTLSSVTPLLATKYELLPKILHDPFLS; this comes from the exons atgaaaacaagAAACGCAGGAAGGAGAGTTGGAGAAACAACTGATGGGGGAAACCAAGCTCCTCCCCAAGCCCTAGTTGTTGGAGTGCAAGTGTTTGTCAACCCAACTGCGTTGACAGATGGAGAAGTGAGAGCAACACTG gagaaggctgagttggctgcataccagctcaaggatgtggctcaggTATGGTACATGATGTGGGTAGATAGACGAGCACCAAGAGATGCCCCCATCACTCGAGACATTCTCATAACTTCATTCCTGGAGAG TTTTTCCTTAGTGTCCAGTaacagggatgagatgagcaggtttGTGACTGGTGTATCAAAGGATCTGGTGGAGGAATGTCGGGCAGCCATGTTGCATGATAATGTGGACTTTACTAGGTTGATGGTACATTCACA GCCCAAGTTCAAGAAAGGGCACCGGCACTTAGGTAATCCTACTCCTTCCAGCAACACTAATGACAAATGGGGAAAGTATGCCCCAAAGAAGGGCAATGATAGAAATTCCCAGCGTGACAGAAAGCTGTGTGGTAAGTGGGGCCGTTTTCATGGAGGTGAATGCATGGTAGGTTCTAATGCCTGCTATAGGTGTGGCAAGAGTGGACATATGATCAGGGACTGCCCATATGTGAAGAATCTGGCCAAGAAAGATACTCAGCCTCGGCCTAATCCTATTCCTGCAGTCGAGCCTCGCAAGAGGAACACTATCTATGTTTTGAAAGGTAgagaggagcaggagaagtcaaCTGATGTGCTCACTAGTAATTTGcatgtattttcttttcttgtgtatgcattgttagatccaggatCAACCTTGTCTTCTGTTACTCCTTTATTAGCTACTAAATATGAATTGCTTCCTAAGATCTTGCATGATCCTTTTTTAAGTTAG